The genome window GTGTTTCATCaatatctcgtaaaaaaaCGAACGAAAAGTTGACGAGCAAACAACGAAGAGCTATAGATCGCGctaataaaaggaaaaagattgGAAGCAATTTCTACGAAGTTACGAATGTAAAaaataggaataaaaatagaaaagttcCCAAAGTTAAGAGAAACTAATAAATTCTATGGTAAACTATAtcgactttattaaaatattttttaatcatacgaaaaaataaagtgttgtaaaatatatattttatacttttcaaACTTactaaattgtatttttttctgtaactagattcttttttttaccattctgtaatatacagaaaataaaatcagaaCATAGTTAAGCTATGTAACATTGCATTAATTGCGTTGCATTACTATGAATATGCAATACTAAATATATTCACGTTGACATTCTAggtagatttttcttttctcgtagCATTGTTTAAATCCAATtccgtttaataaaatagaaaacaatTTTGCGCAATCGTTGTATAAACATTTGATTACCTTGATAGTGTTTTATAAATTCCTGCATATTGTCATGTTTTAAATCAGTTTCCTGTACGTCTACTGTAAGAATTTTAagcatgaaaaataaatgtagaaattCGAGTTTGGCGTCAGTAAATAGCTTGGCATCGAATTTTTCTCTGGCGAATTGCTCCGTATCACAATCCATTCGCTTTAGTATGGATACAAAAGTTTCATAGTAGAGATTTATCAATTCCTCGACACTATCTTCATCCATTTCCGTGCtagagaaaatgaaaaaaaccaACTCGCGCAACggattcaaaaataaataattctgaaaatCCACGAATTTGATATCGTCTACCCGGCCATTTTCATCGCGATGAAACATGAAGTTATTCACCCAGAAGTCCGCGTGAATAATAGTAGACCATGGCTCATCAGGTATTGCAGTCCATAAACCACGATCAATTGATACGGGTATGACTAATTTGCATCGGTCAATGTAAACGGCTAATTGTGGATCGTTCGCTATTCTGTCCAGCATGTCTGTACTAAAATGCTCAAATTCATCCATATTCAACTTCAAGCATTTGCTGCGTTCTTTTAATACTTCGAAGTATTCCGGTCGTTTGTATTTAGACACCATCCCTAGAGCGTGAAATCTTGCCATTGCTCGTATCGCAACTTTCGAGTGCTCAAGATCGCATCCtacaatttaaacaaaaaaaagatattttacttttatattatatataaaaagatattataatatcaaaagatttactttttatattataacgaATGTTGACTTAAAAACGTATTTCACAACTTGTGGCAATcttaactttataatttctGATCTTAAAATCTTAAGTTTTATCTGAAGTATACGAGATATTACCACATAGTATCACTGATTACGTAATCAGtgaaaacgtaaaataatgcaattatgtgaaaaatttttcaattgatCTTATAGATATCATTATGACGCAATCAATGactcaatatattttatgagtgataaatataaaaacaaaattaaaattattaaaaaaagactgAATATTGTTCTTCATAGccgtagaaataaaaaggccttgatataaaatattaaatcaaatacTTAAGCTCACAAAATATAACACTAAtgtattgcaaataaataatcgtaataGATATGATATTTAACATTACCTTTAACCCGATCGCTAGTGTAATATCCGAGTACCTTCAAGTTCTCCATTAGAATAACGGCGTTATTATCAAAATCAATATCTGGATTCAGCGATAATCGAGACTTATAATATTTTGGCAATATATTAAACActtcattttctttcaagCCCATTTCTCTTTCCAGTTCTTGATAATGAGGTATGATGTTTTCATACatgaaaatttcttttttaaatgtatatggACTGTCGAAGATTTTCTGTTGAAATTCCGTCGGCGGTGGCATCTTTGCAACGAGATGAAGATCCTCCTCTTCTGCCTTATCGTTACGCTTTATCACAACGTCAACTTTTAAAATGGTACTACCGTAATTCTCGCCAGGTTGCAACAAGTTTTCGGCCGTATAATTAATCACAATCAATTGATCGCCAAATGTGCGAGTCAATATTGGTTGCAACTCTCGTAGCTCAATTATCTTCACTTCTTGCTGATCGTTATTCATGATTATTGCACAGAGACAGTACCAAAGAGACGCTACGTGTCTACGTCAACTAACGTTTTGTGTCAGATTGATATTAAACTAGCCGAGATATTACGTATATGAGAAGTGCACACAGGTCTCTTTGAAGTGTCCCACACTATGCGAATAATCATTTCATTTACAAACCACTGATGCTGCTGAAGTTACCGCTGCCACCACCACcactctctcttcctcttccatCACCTGAGCATGCACCGCCTCCTTCCTAACTGCTCGAGTGCCAATCTTTTTGTAATCGTTGCGTAgtttacgattatttaatcACTTGAGGCTTGTGTGTGTGCCGGATGAGATTAATTTCCGCAGACATAGTATCGTCACTCGCACACAGAAAGTTTCGTCAAACGTTGATTTTTCATGCGAGGAAAATCAACAATCTCTCCTGCCAACGATTACCAATTGTATTTCTCACACTCAATCCTTCGACGCCTATCAGTTTGTCTCCATTTGTCCTTGAACGACCTGTGATCACTGTGACTCACACATAATCTGTGTTCCACTTGTCACTGCAATGATTGCACTGcgtcgtatatttttttgaaaatgttaTACTTGCGAACGTTTATTTACCTATTCATTGGAGTTAAACATAAttactacaaaaaaaatttttttattagaatgaaagattaattaatctctGATGACAATCACTAAAAACGTTTCTGTGATATCATAGtacaaagaataaatttatttctgaaataacagagaatgatataaaaatatattattctggCACTCGCATGGCAGTCGTGTATAAGATagttacgtaattaaaatttttgtacgtaaaatacgattaaattaaaaacgtaaaatacaTATTGCATTATGTAATATCCGATCactttaatgataattttcgTTCATGTATTAAAGTCGTTTGTACCtttcttataaatttgttacgttctttttttgcaaattattggcaattttattttggCCGGATTTCTTGATCGATTAATTTGCTATGAATATCCCATAGattctgcaaataaaatataataaattataaatattattatctaaaaatataattatttttgtagtaAATGAAAATGAGTAAATacagaatatttaatttttttttttttttttgcgaaaaaatgcatgtttttttacagaaagGAAAATGGATATGTATTACTCGAATAATTTAGAGAAgtttgacttttttttaatataaaaatcaaagatAACTACCGCTTTAATTGTTTTGCATTATGCGACGAGGGATTGCATTTCCATCTTCCTCAATCAATTTGCGATGTACGTCACTGAGTGCCTAAATAGCATACAAATGAAATACGAAATGCAACTTAATTACTGAAACTTAACACATACTTCTACTTTACGATAAAACAAAGTGCCACGCGTGTAATGAAGTATATTAAAGTATTACCTTGAAATATTTAACCGTTTTTACGCGTAATTCCAGAGTGGCGTCTTCATCACAAATTATGAGTGTGCGAGGATGTTGTTGAAACGCGGATACTGTCCACATGTGGTTAACACCTTCTTCTATGGCCTTGTAAAGTGCAAAAGCTTTGTGAGATCCCGTTATAAGGATCATCACTTCCTTAGCGTCCATTACAGTACCGACGCCTACAGTCAATGCTTGTTTCGGCACTTTGTTAATATCATTTTCGAAAAATCTTGCATTGGCCTCCAAAGTGTCTTGGGCAAGAGTTTTCACTCTTGTACGAGAAGCTAACGACGAACCAGGTTCGTTAAAAGCTATATGTCCGTCTGGCCCAATACCTATAATTTtaggaattatttattacgtctaaaaatcttttgtatatataataaaatttacctccgataaataattctactCCACCAGCCTCTTTGatcattttttcaaaattatcgCACTCTTTTTCGAGATCCGTTGCATTTCCATCAAGTATGTGCACATTTTCTGGATCAATATCTATATGTTTGAAGAAATTGTTGTACATATAATAGTGGTAAGATTCAGGATGATCTCTTGGTAAGTCAACATACTCGTCCATATTAAATGTCTTAACGTACTTGAAGGAAATTTTGCCTTGCTGATAATATTGTATAAGCTTTTTATACATTCCTAATGGTGTCCCTcctaagtaaaaaaaaaaatttttttctaatataaaaaaacataattattaaccataaataaatttaataattaattattgcctttttaattaaaatataaagtttggTATTAAACTACATGGTATATTCTTTTATCTATAATATTATGTACCTGTAGGGAGACCAAGAATGAAATATTTGTTCTCATTGGGATTAAAGTCGTTGATTTTCTTCAGAACATACTTTGCAGACCACTCTGCCACGTCGTCTACGTTCTCGCAAATTATCAGacgcataataaatatattaattgcacACTGCAACATGAATAAATACACAGTTAGATATATCATGCTAAAAttccgatttaattttattctataacTATTAAGATAAATAGTTCATAACTTGTATtaataaacagaaaaaaattttttacttaaaaaatactgTAAGATATTTAATGCACCTTATAAGAACAAGCTCTTATCTACAGCAAGAGTTATTTGTGCATTCATATCTTTAAGATAAACTTACAAGTCAAGGCTTTATTTCATAcctataaacaaattaaaataattgcatgtGTACTATAGGTTTATAAAATAGTATGCtcatacaaattaaatatattaatctatacatttaatataaatttgtctttacatttactttctacattttctttccAAAATTAATCAGAAACCAATCTCCAATAAAAACTGCAAGTAATACTTTTGAATGgtctaattaaaattgcgaaaGAACTATATAGATTCAAAATTCTTATCAATAGATATTTACGTTATTTCGTAAGCATTTGCTTATCACCTTTCGACCTGATTGAgtccccttttctctcttgttCTTCGGAATAGGCGATCAGAGGTTGTTGACCGTGTGTGAATTACTgaagcaaacaaaaaaaaaaaaaagacaggtCTATTATTCAACTCGTGTAGTGACAAAGGACGATCGCTCTTCGATACTGGAAAAAACGAACCTGCTGGGTGAATCGTTGGACAAGTGAACCACCCACCGATCGGTCACCGGATCAGATGGTTAACCTGAACCACCGCGTCTTGCTCAATCTTCTTTCGAGAATGTGGCGGCCCGCCTGATCTCCTTCTCGGTCAGCTCATCGCCTCACGCGAGTCCTTATCACAGCTGTTGCAGATAAGAGCACAATTCGGGTCTTTCGTAGCGTCGCGCCGCAAATCcgcaattttttcatttacgcCTCTGCCTTATCGCTCGTGAAAGTCGTGAGCGCGAGGTGCGAAAGTACTGAACTATTGACACGGAATAATCCGCTGGGTGCAGTAGTGGATCACTTTATCGACTTAATCACGAATTCaagcaaaatttaaatgtctctgattatttcatttttaatttgtaattttacaatttcgtATCATCGGCAATTAGCTATTTCCGTCGAGTCGCTTTTATTTGTCGTCAAATAAAAggtttaattgaaatttaactaattaagCGTAAGATCGAAGATCATAATTAAGCGTACGCGCAAAACTCACACGCGATATTCGTCAGAAAGAAGCTCGAtttctcaaaattaatatgtgacctaaatattaatatacaagaAACTTGTTCCCACGGCGAACACAaacttatcaaataataaaaaagataaataattttcttgttttttttcttttttttttaagaataaaaatagatgatATTACCTGTGGTTATCGAGCATCCGCTTCGTGCTCTTCTTCCTCGGAAAAATGTCAATCTCAAGAGACCCTCAAATTCGTGAAGCGACGTAGCCCTCCGATTTGTCCCTCTCTATATTTGTCGTTCTCCAAAGCAAGTCACGTGCGAATTCCGCGAGTTCTTACGAACTTGCGTAACGCTTAATCGCCCGGCGTTACGGGAAAAAGAGGCTTACACGATCACAACGTTGCACGTCGATTCATCGATGCGAAGAATGTATCGCGATTCGTTCTTTCAgtctcaattttcttttagtcGCTTTGGTACGAAATGTAGCGTGACAAATGGCCTGCACTTTGGCAATTTTGCATGCCTTCTTCACGTTGGTTTTACATTTTCCGCGATACTCGCCGTCGCCTGGAAAAGGTTTCTTATCTGAAAACTATCAATACGATGCTGTGTTTTAAAATTCACACACTTTGTGAAAACTGAAATACATACTAAAATATCATACTTATCGttcttttattctctcttATATAACTCTTACTTTATCTAAGAGATCCAAGAGATCATTGAGATAAATCACTCCAGCTGTCTCCATGATGCTGTCACCATGGTTCACTATCTTCGTCCTATCATTCCGTTCATGTGTGAACACGCTCTTTCGCAACAAAAGAGGTGCCGCACGTTACAAGCTAAAATGGAGCAAAATAATCCCGCGGGCCATCCTTCCTAGGCCACTATGGAAGGCGCTCATGCGCCTCAACAGCGATTTCGGAAGTGTGTGAATGGGAGACGACgaaacggcgacggcgacgatggtCGATGTGCGAAGCGTGAAGGAAAGAGGACGAACCGAGAGGACTCAGTCTCACCGCGCGCGTCTACGACCGCTGTCGATCGTTCCTGGTGGCTGTAACAAAACGTTAAAACTCGATTAAACTTCTAGGAGAAATTTATCACTTTGTTTTTCTATAGAACTATTATTATCTACCTTCGTTCTGAATTTcaaaatcgatattaattacaaccAGCCAGTCTGTTAATCGTACctggaatttaaaaaatataaaaaattaaaaaacgaagTTGGAACGTAAGGAACGTAAATGTTAAAtgcaaatgataaaaaaattcagttGATGTGGATTTTACAATCGTTTCGATTACTTGGGCATTTATAAAGACTTCAAAGATAGTAAAACGAAAGACGTGCAT of Cardiocondyla obscurior isolate alpha-2009 linkage group LG15, Cobs3.1, whole genome shotgun sequence contains these proteins:
- the Oscillin gene encoding glucosamine-6-phosphate isomerase isoform X2, whose protein sequence is MRLIICENVDDVAEWSAKYVLKKINDFNPNENKYFILGLPTGGTPLGMYKKLIQYYQQGKISFKYVKTFNMDEYVDLPRDHPESYHYYMYNNFFKHIDIDPENVHILDGNATDLEKECDNFEKMIKEAGGVELFIGGIGPDGHIAFNEPGSSLASRTRVKTLAQDTLEANARFFENDINKVPKQALTVGVGTVMDAKEVMILITGSHKAFALYKAIEEGVNHMWTVSAFQQHPRTLIICDEDATLELRVKTVKYFKNLWDIHSKLIDQEIRPK
- the LOC139108531 gene encoding uncharacterized protein; the encoded protein is MNNDQQEVKIIELRELQPILTRTFGDQLIVINYTAENLLQPGENYGSTILKVDVVIKRNDKAEEEDLHLVAKMPPPTEFQQKIFDSPYTFKKEIFMYENIIPHYQELEREMGLKENEVFNILPKYYKSRLSLNPDIDFDNNAVILMENLKVLGYYTSDRVKGCDLEHSKVAIRAMARFHALGMVSKYKRPEYFEVLKERSKCLKLNMDEFEHFSTDMLDRIANDPQLAVYIDRCKLVIPVSIDRGLWTAIPDEPWSTIIHADFWVNNFMFHRDENGRVDDIKFVDFQNYLFLNPLRELVFFIFSSTEMDEDSVEELINLYYETFVSILKRMDCDTEQFAREKFDAKLFTDAKLEFLHLFFMLKILTVDVQETDLKHDNMQEFIKHYQGNQMFIQRLRKIVFYFIKRNWI
- the Oscillin gene encoding glucosamine-6-phosphate isomerase isoform X1, whose protein sequence is MRLIICENVDDVAEWSAKYVLKKINDFNPNENKYFILGLPTGGTPLGMYKKLIQYYQQGKISFKYVKTFNMDEYVDLPRDHPESYHYYMYNNFFKHIDIDPENVHILDGNATDLEKECDNFEKMIKEAGGVELFIGGIGPDGHIAFNEPGSSLASRTRVKTLAQDTLEANARFFENDINKVPKQALTVGVGTVMDAKEVMILITGSHKAFALYKAIEEGVNHMWTVSAFQQHPRTLIICDEDATLELRVKTVKYFKALSDVHRKLIEEDGNAIPRRIMQNN